The genomic region CTTACGATTCTGAGCAAATGGCTCGCGACTTCTTGATCCAGTTCTCCAATCAGATCTTCACTGTGGGTCAGCAGTTGGCTTTCGCCTTCCAGGACAAGAAAGTTCTGTCATTGATTGTCAAGAATCTTGAAGGtaagaactttttattttaaaatccttcTTTCTTACAACCAACAAAAAGAGAATACtcaatttttttaatctttccaTCATCAAAAATGTTGTTTGCTAATAGATTAATTTGAAGTCAATAAAACTCATTGTAAGCTCGCATACACTTCAAATACGCCCACTTCACGGAacattataacatttattttcactttCATTACATAGAGATACTTATAAACATATATCTAGTTGGAATCATGCAAAAATCCATATTATGTGTATTTATTATAGCTGTGGATGTCCAAGCTTTAGCCGCTGGTGCGAACGCCGTACCTCGTCGCGTAAGAATGGGCCGTCTACTACCTGATGGCAACATACAGTTTGATAAAGCTGAAAACTCCTCTCTTAACTTAGTCGGCAAGGCTAAGGGGTAAGTGTAAATTCGTTACTACAGTCATTTGTCAGAAAAACGCAAACTCTTACAACATTACATTAATTTTGGTCCTTTGAGTCGTatggtagaccgcacatcaatggtaactgtcatgtaccttaactcaatagtaataagtacgatagaatagaatagaatattctttattgtacactaaTAACAAACATAGAAGGACATAACAAACAAGTAGTAGACAAGTACAATAGGCGGTCTTATCACTAAAACTGACCTCTttcagacaacctttggatggagtcaatctgtaaaaaagtattttcctaTACAACTGTTAACAGTTGaactgaagttgactgtactggTAGGAATcctacaaacattttttttaggtGGCATGTCAAATGTAAAGTTTAAAACCCACCACTTTTTTTGGAGCCCTTtgtataccagggccgcggtaactctttcgtagCCCCATCAGCCTAGGATACCTATAATTGGCTTCTGCCCCATTTGCTCAATGACTAAAATTTTGAGAACTATGCAGTCTTAccactatatatttttaatgtaggaAACAGCCACGTCAGTCCATCATCAATCCTGATTGGGATTTCGGCAAGATGGGTATCGGTGGTCTGGATAGAGAGTTCAACGCTATCTTCCGACGTGCTTTCGCTTCTCGAGTGTTCCCGCCCGAAGTTGTGGAGCAATTAGGTAAGTTGTAAAACGTTTTATTAGGCAATACAAGTCACAAGTATATCAGTAATGTTACGAATAGggcaaatacaataaaatgacGCTGAGAGACTTGCCCtgtttgtttatgtacctacaaaaacacatattaggtacatttaattTGTCATGCAATGTAATGGTGCCTGCCGTTATCCCATTTTATTTGGGATtggtgcagcatgttttcttcctatttatttatttatcgtccACATTTAAATGTTACAACAAATACTTTCTATTACTTATCTGgaatttttagtattttttatgaatgctctataatttcaaaatattataggtTGCAAACACGTCAAGGGTATTCTACTGTACGGTCCTCCCGGTACTGGTAAAACTTTGATGGCGCGTCAGATCGGAAAGATGTTGAATGCCCGCGAGCCTAAGATTGTAAACGGTCCGCAAATCTTGGACAAATATGTTGGTGAAAGTGAGGCCAATATTCGTCGGTTGTTCGCTGATGCTGAAGAGGAAGAGAAGAGGGTAAGTTTTGGTCAAATGTTTGATCCAACTTTTTGAGCTTAGAAGGGTATGCTAATGTTGAACATAACACTGTAATGCTATTCTTGTTAGGGACAGAAGATTGCACACTTTTTTTCTAAGCATTGAGCATTTTTGCtcttaaaattttcattacagAAATATGTTCTTCTCAGTATAAATATTTCAGCTTGTTGGAGTTTCCATTAACTTACATAATGTTGTTCTTGCAGTGTGGACCAAACAGTGGTCTTCACATTATCATCTTTGACGAAATCGACGCCATTTGCAAAGCGAGAGGTTCCGTGGGAGGCAACACGGGCGTCCACGATACCGTCGTCAACCAGTTGCTCTCAAAGATTGATGGTAAGCAAGAAAATGTACTTATGACAAGTCTGATGGTACGCCTGAAAAAATCGTACCCGACAAGTTCAatctttctgaaaaaaaatgtatgtttggttTGTAGTGCCTTACTTACCAAGACTCAAGGTTTACCCAAATGTGCCAAAGACATGTCCTGTTAAAATCTATATTGACAACGAAAGATGAACCTTTATGTACATTTCTCATCCCTCATTTGAAATAGAAAGCTCAATAAAATCACCCATTTTAGGTGTGGACCAACTCAACAATATTCTGGTCATTGGTATGACGAATCGTCGCGACATGATTGACGAGGCGTTGATGCGACCCGGTCGATTGGAAGTGCAGATGGAAATCGGTCTACCTGATGAGAATGGCAGAGTTCAGATCCTGAACATCCACACTAAACGTATGAAGGAGTATAAGAAGATTGCTGAGGATGTTGATTCTAAGgtttgtatttgtaaaaaaaaacgcatcTTACGAGTTATTAGGTACAGTACTCATTTTGGTCTTTTGAGTCGCAATGGCGGTAAACCTAGGAAGACtgatttttgctgttttattggaaaactcctgtaaataaataaataaataattcaaaattattatatgtattctAACTTAGTCTTTTATAATGGTAAATAGCATAGACTGTCCGGCCGAATCGTTTATAAGTCATACTGCTAATCGATTATAAGTCACGCTGCATCGACTATTCAGTAAAGATATATAAGGCATTACTACCCGATCTACAGGTATTTACTTCTCAAAGTACTGTAAAGACCGACTCTAATACCTGCTTACCACTTTTTAGGAACTAGCAGCACTCACAAAGAACTTCTCAGGCGCCGAACTAGAAGGTCTCGTTCGCGCCGCCCAATCCACAGCCATGAACCGTCTTATCAAAGCTTCAAGTAAAGTGGAAGTTGATCCAGAAGCTATGGAGAAACTCATGGTAGAAAGGGGAGACTTTCTCCATGCCCTTGAGAATGATATCAAACCTGCTTTTGGTACTGCGGCCGAAGCTTTGGAACATTTCTTGAGCCGTGGTATTATCAATTGGGGCAGCCCCGTGTCATCGTTGCTTGAAGATGGACAGCTTTATATTCAGCAGGCTAGGGCTACTGAGGCTAGCGGTAAGAAAcaagttacatttattttttgtttctggtAATAATCTTATTGGATTTTTTATCTGATACATTCTATTCCCAATAAAGCTACAATTTTCTTATGTGtcctttttataaaacataataaaattgggCCTAAATCTGCCTAGcggtttcccaactatgttggagtcggctcccagtttaaccgaatgcagctgagtaccagtattttacatggagtgactgcctatctgacctcctcatccccAGTTACCCCTGCAACCCTATACCCCTCTGTAACTGGTTGTTAGGTTTTGGTTCTAAGTGAGCTACATTTGTATACAGGTTTAGTATCAGTGCTGCTAGAAGGTCCACCAAACAGCGGTAAGACCGCTTTAGCCGCGGAACTGGCCAAACTGTCAGATTTCCCCTTCGTGAAGGTTTGCTCACCAGAAGACATGGTCGGCTTCACGGAGTCCTCTAAATGTCTACAGATCAGAAAGGTAAGATTTTGGTTGCTAGCAAATATCAAAGAAATCTAACCTTGAGCTTAAAATTGTTCACATAGCTCACTTACttacaacccgtgccgataaagaatgggattagaaatcgcgacagctgtattcaaccctcgctcatgtgctatagtgtatgagcgagaggtaaatacagctgtcgcaGTACTTTAATGTGAACTTTggaaaatgaataaatgatttgatttgacataATGTTTATTGTGTGCTTCTTAAAATAGTCTAGATTTAATTATGTTGTCTACTGTTTCAAATTGTGGAgttgacaataaattaaaaaataagaccCATTTTCATTCACACGACAACAGAAA from Helicoverpa armigera isolate CAAS_96S chromosome 4, ASM3070526v1, whole genome shotgun sequence harbors:
- the LOC110374809 gene encoding vesicle-fusing ATPase 1, which encodes MSAMRMKAAKCPSDELAITNCALINPDDFNSDVKHIEISTGPSQHFVFSIRFYSGVDRGTVGFSAPQRKWATLSIGQPIDVKPFKAQNAECLCSVTLEADFMLKKTTSMEPYDSEQMARDFLIQFSNQIFTVGQQLAFAFQDKKVLSLIVKNLEAVDVQALAAGANAVPRRVRMGRLLPDGNIQFDKAENSSLNLVGKAKGKQPRQSIINPDWDFGKMGIGGLDREFNAIFRRAFASRVFPPEVVEQLGCKHVKGILLYGPPGTGKTLMARQIGKMLNAREPKIVNGPQILDKYVGESEANIRRLFADAEEEEKRCGPNSGLHIIIFDEIDAICKARGSVGGNTGVHDTVVNQLLSKIDGVDQLNNILVIGMTNRRDMIDEALMRPGRLEVQMEIGLPDENGRVQILNIHTKRMKEYKKIAEDVDSKELAALTKNFSGAELEGLVRAAQSTAMNRLIKASSKVEVDPEAMEKLMVERGDFLHALENDIKPAFGTAAEALEHFLSRGIINWGSPVSSLLEDGQLYIQQARATEASGLVSVLLEGPPNSGKTALAAELAKLSDFPFVKVCSPEDMVGFTESSKCLQIRKYFDDAYRSSLSCILVDNIERLLDYGPIGPRYSNLTLQALLVLLKKQPPKGRKLLILCTSSRRQVLEDMEMLSAFTGVLHVPNLSQPEHVMAVLEESDAFSKKDLQKIQHDIRGARIFIGIKKLLALIDMVKQTDEEYRVFKFLTKMQEEGGLDLGTNVQ